Proteins from a genomic interval of Parvivirga hydrogeniphila:
- the pheA gene encoding prephenate dehydratase, translating to MKRYAFLGPAGTFSEEAVLALGEEGIERVPYGTIEEVFDAVERGLADAGVVPIENSVEGSVPATLDALAFDTQLEIQAEVVLDIHHALITAPGVDLARVTTVTSHPQASGQCRKWLARNLPGRAIVAANSTAEAVQRAVADPTVAAIGTRLAAELYGGEVREPAIEDYAGNQTRFVVIGRGIRERTGHDKTSLALFLKRDKPGALLTILAEFAYGDINLTKLQSRPTKRSLGEYMFYVDLEGHVEDPNVRLALDCLRLKLREVKVLGSYPRASRR from the coding sequence GTGAAGCGCTACGCGTTTCTAGGACCAGCGGGCACCTTCAGCGAGGAAGCGGTGCTTGCGCTTGGCGAGGAAGGCATCGAGCGCGTTCCGTACGGCACGATCGAGGAGGTCTTCGACGCCGTCGAGCGCGGGCTTGCAGACGCCGGCGTGGTGCCGATAGAGAACTCGGTCGAGGGCAGCGTTCCTGCGACGCTGGACGCGCTCGCGTTCGACACGCAGCTGGAGATCCAGGCCGAGGTGGTGCTCGACATCCACCACGCGCTCATCACGGCGCCGGGCGTCGACCTCGCGAGGGTGACGACGGTGACCAGCCACCCGCAAGCATCCGGGCAGTGCCGGAAGTGGCTGGCGCGCAACCTACCGGGCCGGGCGATCGTGGCGGCGAACTCGACGGCCGAGGCGGTGCAGCGTGCGGTCGCCGACCCGACGGTCGCGGCGATCGGGACGCGGCTGGCTGCGGAGCTGTATGGCGGCGAGGTGCGCGAGCCGGCGATCGAGGACTACGCGGGCAACCAGACGCGCTTCGTGGTGATCGGCCGCGGCATCCGCGAGCGCACCGGCCACGACAAGACCTCGCTCGCGCTGTTCTTGAAGCGCGATAAGCCTGGTGCGCTGCTCACCATCTTGGCCGAGTTCGCATACGGCGACATCAACCTCACGAAGCTCCAGTCGCGTCCAACCAAGCGCTCGCTCGGTGAATACATGTTCTACGTGGACCTCGAGGGCCACGTAGAAGACCCGAACGTGCGGCTTGCGCTGGACTGTCTGCGCTTGAAGCTGCGCGAGGTCAAGGTCTTGGGGAGCTACCCCCGCGCGAGCCGACGCTGA